The sequence CCATGAAAACCTCCTGGATGCTCTGGTAAGTTAGCAGCCGATATTTCTTCTGTTATAGGCGGTTTAAAAATATTCTCAATTAAGATTCTTATCAGTGGAAGCATGGCGTCTCCTTTCTAATATACAATTTAAACATGTGTGAAAAATGCTAATAAAAGCCCTAATATAGAAATTGGCCAGGTAAACTTTACAAATATATTAATTGCCTGACTGAGCTCAATTCTTGCTGTTGCGGCTTCTAATAATGAGAGCAGCGATGCGAATACAAAGCAAATTAATATTATTGAGATTAATATAAGATTTGTTGGTATGATAAATATTGGTAAAAATAGATAAGAAAATAAAAATCCCAAAATAACCCACTCCATAAAATGCGAGATTTCAAAAAGTGCTAGAGCTGGTCCGCTTGCCTCTACCATAGGTCCCTCCAATATTTCTTGTTCAGCATTTGGTATTGAAAAGGGATTAAGCTTTAGCTTCGCAAGTGAACATAAAATGAATATCGGAATAAATATGATTTTTAAAAAGATTGATGTGGTATTTAAACCCTTTGTAGCAAGGTCAAATAAATTGAAAGTTGGGGATCCATTTACGCTAAAAGCTAGTGCCGTAATGATCAATATCATTGGCACGTTGTATGCAAAAAGAAGTTGGGCCTTTCTTGACGCTCCTATTTGACCAAATATAGAATTTGTAAAATATCCAAATAAAAGATAACAAATAGTAGGCACTTCAGAGAGATAGAATATCACTATTAGATCAAATGGTATTTTGTGGGAGTTAAACTTGACAAAGGGTAATGGAATAGGAAAAAGAGAGAGCGCAATTGATATGGAAACTACGCCTATAATTGGGGGTATAAAATATAGAACCCATGGCATATTTTCTGGGATTAAGGTTTCTTTGCTAAATAACTTTATAATATCGTAGAAACCCTGTGTCAGTGGAGGACCAATTCTAAGCTGCATTTTTGCCTTTAACTTTCTTCTAAATGAGTCCATAAGACCTCCAAGCAAGAATGAAAAGAGAAAACCAGGAAAGATCAAAATTGAAAGTATGTATGAGATCATCTTCCCTCCTTAAAAACCTCTATTGCTTTTTGTAATCCCAGAAATATATTCTTAGGATGAGCAGAGCATCCTCCGACATAAGCGGTTACGGGAATCAATTTATGAGCAGGACCTACTATGCTATATCCGTCTGTAAATACTCCTGAACTTATAGAACAGGTGCCAACGCACACAACTACCTTTGGGTTTGGCAGCATGTCGTATATTCTTAAAAGAGGTTCCTTAGATCTTGCTGTTACAGGGCCAGTGACCAGACATATATCTGCATGTTTTGGGCTGCCAACTAATTTGCAGCCAAGTCTCTCTACATCGTATCTTGATGCAAAGAGGGCTATAATTTCTATATCGCAGCCATTGCAAGAGCCTGTATTTAGATGAAACAGCCAGGGTGATTTACTTCTTCCAATTTTAAAAATCATTTCAGTGTACCACCTTAATCAAGTTATTGATGACGTTTATTAAATAGTTTGGGTATATACCAAAAAATAAAATTGCTATACATAAAATTGTTAGCGAGACATTCGTAGCAAATTTTTCTACAAAACTCATCTTATTTCTTGCCATGCTTTCTTCACTTCCCCAAAAAATTTTATGATAGGCACGGATGTAGTAAATAAGAGTTAAGCAGCTTGCAATAATTAGAAAGATACTAAGTAACAAGCTTTTATCAAAAGCTGCCTGATAAAGTAATAATTTGCCAGAAAAACCAGGTAAAAAAGGCGCACCTATAAGGCTAAGTGAAAAAATCAAAAATGTTATTGATAAAAAGGGATATTTTTTTGCAATGCCGCTTAAATCTGACATATTTGTGGTGTAAAAAATGTTTTCAATTTTGTCAGTTATAACGAATAGTCCAAATTTTGAAACGGAATGATTTATTAATATTATTACGGCTGCGATTAATCCTAAACTATTTCCAATTGCAAGCGCTAAAAGAAAGTAGCCCGTATCATCAATTGTCGAATAAGAGAGAAGTCTTTTTAGATCTTTTTCAAGGTATGCCATTATTGCTCCGACAATAATTGATAATATTGCCATGAAGAACAGCATATTGTTTAGATCTTGATATGTTATAAATGATATCGACTTAACTTCTTGCAATATGAAGAACAGTAGGTAAAAGTCTATTACTTCTCCGACACATACAACTGCTGATGATATTATAGGATTTGTGATGCTAACGAATTTTGGTTGCCACCAGTGAAATGGTGTGGCAGCTAACCTTAAAGATATTGCAATTAGAGCTAGAAAACCAATAAATGGAATAAAACTAGTGGTATTTAAAATAAAAAGTAAATAATATATTACGTTAACAATAAAATATATCTTATAAGAGTTGAAAGATTTGATTGTCATAAATAAAAAGCCAAATGCTATTAAACTTAAGAGTTCCAACACAATACTATAAAGCAATGCATCGTGATTTAAGAGTGCAAATAACTGAAAAATGAAAGCTATGATATATAAAGGTGAGACTGATTTCTCGAAATCCTTAACTGACAATATGATAGAAATCAAAGTAGAGACGATAAATATAGTTATTATAAAAAATGATTTTAAGTCAAAGGGTGAAAAAATTTCAAAGTTAATTAGATCATATCCTAATGAAGAAAATGTAATCAAAACTAATATGAATCTTATAATTTTATTTTTTGTATTAGAGAGTAATATTAGACATATTGCTAAAAATAAATCAGATATTAATAACAAATTAACATCTCCTTGCCTACCATTTAATTAATTGAGCAAAAGCTATTACTATTATCATTGAAACCATACTCATTACCAGCCACATCTCGTTTTCAAGCCACCTTATAGGTATATATATAATTTCAAATGCAGTTTTTAACAAATCATTTGAAAAGTCATACCACTTGTCAGAATCTGTAAATCTATAAAAGTTTTTTGAAAGACTTTCAACATCGAATATGTAATCAAATGCATTGATACTTTTTAATGAGCTAATTTTTACTTCTCCACCGGTAAAGCTTTGAACTCTCTTGAAGCTTTTGTTTGAGACGAAAATTATTATGATAGGTATAAAAATAGCTATTATTGCGAATATAGCTGTAAAACTTGCAAGGTAGCCTCCTCCAGAGGATAACAAGACCCCCAGGTTAAAGTTGAATATTTCCTGGTTTAAATTTAAGTTAAGGCTATGAAGAGCTGGAACAAGAAGATAGGAAATCAAAAATTGTGGCAATATTCCAATTAGTATGCAAAAAATTGCGAGCAGGGAAATTGAGAATATTTCAATTTTATATTTGCCTTCTTGTATATTTTTAAATTCTTCTTTTTGGAATCCAAAAAAGGCTGTTGAAGATGCCTTTATGAAAGAAAGCAGGGTAAGAGTGCTTGCAATAAGACCAATAGCCGCAGCAAATGGATAATTTGCCTGAATTGCTGCATAATAAAAGATCCATTTACTTATAAATCCATTAAAACCCGGCACGCCTGATATTGAAAACGATCCTATAAGAAAGAGGGCAGCTGTAAATGGAAGTTTTTTAAAAAGCCCACCCATTTTTGTAAGGTCTTTGCTGCCTGTAGCGTTTTGTATTATTCCAGAGCATAAAAATAGAGTGCATTTAAATAGCCCATGATTAAGTGCGTGAAAAAGTGCGCTTGCAATCCCAAGGGGGGTTCCAAGTCCGATTCCTGCTACCATATATCCAATTTGAGATACGGTGTGAAAGGCAAGAAGTTTTTTTATCTCTGTCTGTTTTAGTGCATACATTACGCCAATTAGTGATGTTAACGAGCCTACAGTAACTATCAGTGCGTTCCATGGGAAGGGATAGGGGTATAATATCAAATACGTCTTTACAAGAATATATACGCCAGCCTTAACAAGGCATGCAGCATGTAAAAGTGCGCTGACAGGAGTTACAGTGTTCATGGCGAAGGGTATCCACGTGTGAAGCGGCCATTGAACAGACTTTGCCATACATGCAATTAATATTCCCATAAGAATTAGATTGATATATATGCCAAAATTACTTCCTTCAAGTTTTGAGATAATAAGGTTTCCGTTTGTACAATATGCAATAGCAATAATGCCAAGTAACAGCCCGTATCCAGCAATGTGTGTCATAAGATATGCCTTTTTTGCAGAGTAGCTTGAAAGATCTCTTTCATACCAAAAGCCAATTAATTGATAAGAACAAAGTCCAATAAGTTCAAAGAAAACATATGTCCAAATTAAATTATCACTCAATACTACTCCAAGATATCCTCCAATAAAGAGCTGCATAAATCCAAAAAATCTGCCCATTCCATTTTTTTCATGGGACATATATTCAAAAGAATAAATGCAAACGCAAAAACTAATAAAGGATCCAAAAAGTGCAAAAAATAAGTTGATACCATCAGCTCTTAGTATTAAATTTAAATTAATGATGTTGAAAAGGTTTTGACTGAAGGGACTGGTTGAAAAAGGATAGTTAATAAAATTTATACAAAGGTAAATTATAGCTAAAAAGGAGATTAAAGAAGTAATTATCGAAATAGATCCATGAAACTTGCACGAATTTATTTTATAAAATAAGAAAGAGATTATACTTCCAGAAAAAAGAATTCCTATGCTTAGAAAAATTATAAAATTTTTGTCTATCAAATTTCTCCTCCTTTACTCTTATTCTGCAGAAATTGCTGCTATTTGTACGATTGCCCCTGTTGGACAGGCCTGAGCACACACAGCAACAAAGTTGTTTTTTTCACAGAGATTACATTTTTGAGCTATTATTTTTACATAATGTGTGCTTTGTCTTGATATCATTTCAATTGCCCCAAATGGGCACATATAGTAGCAAGTTTTACAGCCAACGCATGCATCAGGATTTATATCAATTACTCCCTTTTTTCTATCTATAGCTTTTACAGGGCAAACCTTTTCACATATTCCACACATTGTGCAATATGTGATTTTGTAGCTTTCTGTAGATTCATTCTTCGATATAAAAATCCTTGGTTCAGGTGAATTATTTATTTTCCTGCATGCATCCATGCATTTGAGGCACCCAATACATTTTTTTTGGTCTATTCTAAGTCTCACATTTTCCTCCTATCTTTGAGTGCATGAGAGACATGGATCTACGCTGGCAACTATTAATGTAGCATTTGCCAAATCGTTATTGGGCAGCATTGCTGAGAGGGCTGGAAGATTGACAAAGCTTGGGGCTCTAATCTTGTGCCTGAATGGGACATCTGAACCATCAGAGATAAGAACGTGAACGTCTTCGCCTCTTGGTGCCTCATGCCTACCTACTGCTGTACCTTCTGGAATTATTGGTCTAATTTCTTTAGCAATCGGGCCATCTGGCATAATTTTTAGAAGTTTTTTGATAATGTTTATGCTTTCCAGAATTTCTAAGAGCCTTACTTCTACTCTTGCAAAGACATCACAGCCATCAGAGACGATTACTTGCCAGTCAATCATGTCGTAGGCAGCTCCTGGCTCGTCAATTTTTCTAATATCTTGTGATATTCCCGAAGCCCTTGCGACAGGTCCTACGACTGAATATGTAATTGCATCTTCTTTTGTGAGGATTCCAACCCCCTTAGTTCTGAGTTCAATCGTTTTATCATTCATAACTACATCAATAAATGATTTACAGTTATCTTCTATTTCGTTTAATGTCTTATAAATTGATTCTAAATCTGTAATATCCCTTCTTACTCCACCAATTGTATTAAATGAATAGTTTGCTCTATGCCCGGTGGTTAATTCCATTAGGTCTTTAACCTTTTCTCTCGAATTCCATATTAAATAAAATACGCTTATAAAACCAATTACATGTGCTGCTATTCCTGCCCAAAGAAGGTGTGAGTGAATTCTTTCAAGCTCACTAACTACTGTTCTTAAGCATTTAGCCCTTGGTGGTACGTTAACATTTCCAAGTTTTTCTACTGCCTGGACCCAGGCCATTGGATGGGACATACTTCATATTCCACAAACTCTTTCTACAAGTGGGATTACTTGCCAGAAATTTTTGGTTGCAGACAGATATTCGATACTGCGATGTACGTAACCTAAATCTATTGTAGCGCTCTTTATTTTGGAACCTTCTGCTTCAAGAGTGTATGTGGCTGGTTCTTCGAGGGCTATGTGAATGGGCCCAATCGGTAGAGAAAAACCTCTCTTTATTTCATTTTCAGACAATTTTGTCCTCCTGAAGTTTATTTTTTCTTATTAAAATCTTTTCTCTTTCCTGTTTAAGAAGGGGTACCTTTACATCTTTTTGTGAGGTGAGAAGCAGTCCATTTTTTAAATCCTTATTATCAATAAAATCAATTCCGAACATTTCAAAACATTCCCTCTCTCCCCAATTGGCATTTGGATATACTGAAGTTATGCTTGTATACGTGGCAGGAAGATTTTTCTTGAACTGAAATAAAAATAAACACCCCTCAATATCGTATAGGTTTTCCAAAATTATTGATTTTTCATCTTCAAGATCTACGTATGCATTTACCAGGATAAGTCTGGCATTAATTGATCTCATAATAATAGCAACTTCTAAGGGAGTTTTGTCTTCTGTGTTATTTTTATAAATGCCCCTTTCTAAGACACAGGAACTTTTGATTTTCTCAAATATAATGTTTAAATTTTGTTTGTTCATATAAGCATTTTTGCCCCTCTCACCGAAATTTATTTATTTATAAAAACTATTTTTTATTGCTTTATATTTTATAAATATATTTTATAATAAAAAATACTTATTTTTTAATAAATTAAATTTACTAATTACTTAGACAATTCTAAATTTTCTCAATCTTGTATGTAATGATTATGCTTTTAAGTCAATTAATAAAATCTATGAATAGTTATGTAGATTAGATTAAATGATTTATAGAGTTAAAGAAGATGTGATTGGTTTGATTAAGATTTCTAAAAATAAGCTTTGGAATATTCAGTTCTAAGATTCATTCTTATTGCAGATATATTATTTAGAATAAACACTGAAAGGGTGCAAAACTTTGCACCCTGATAAATTTATTGTAATTCTATTCCTTTTGTTTCTGGTAAAAAGAATATTAGAATTGCGCCGAGGAAAAAGAAAAGTGAGGTAATAGTGAGAGATACGCCAAGACCATAACTAATGGCAAAAAACCCAACAACTGTAGGTGCAAAAGCGCTTAGCGCTCTTCCAGTATTATATGTAAAACCTACTCCCGCCCCCCTTGCTTTTGTTGGGAAGAGTTCTGAGATGAATGCTCCAAATCCACTAAAATACCCTGAACCAAAAAATCCTAGAAAGGGCCCAATTAACATTAATGTGTTTGCATCTCTTGTATGTCCATAAATATATACCAAAATTGCTGATATTATAAGATAAAAAGAAAATGTTGGTCTTCTCCCCAATCTGTCAGCTATAAAGCCAAAACTAATGTAACCTAAAAAGGCACCGATCATGGTGGGCATCATAAAGCTTGAACTCTTTACTATACTAAGTCCAGCTCCACCTTTTTCTACTGGAGAGCTTAAAAATCCAGGCAACCAGACAAATAAACCCCAATAGGCAAACATAACTGCTGAGCTAATTAAAGTGGTAATTATTGTAAATTTAAGCAGGTATGGTTTAAAGATTTCAATGAATGATGAAATAAAAGTTCTGTTTTTATCAGTCTTTTCAATCCATATTCTTGGTTCATCTACGAATTTTCTTACATAAAATATAAATAAAGCCGGGAGTATGCCTATAAAAAAGAGCATCCTCCACCCATATGCTGGAATAACGAAAGAGGATGCTAAAGCAGCTAAAAAATATCCTATTGCCCAACCGCTTTGCATAATGCCAATCGCTTTTCCTCTGTGTTCTGCTGGCCAGGATTCGCTTACAAGCAAGGCACCCGTAGCCCATTCACCGCCCATTCCAAGTCCAAGTAAAGTCCTTGCTATAGCAAGCTGCCAGATATTCTGAGATAAACCGCTTAAAGCCGAACAAATTGAAAAAATTAATACAGTTGACATCAAAGCTTTTTTTCTGCCAATCTTGTCAGCGATAATGCCCCATATTATACCACCAGCAGCTGAAGATAGTAGGGTAAGAGATGCTAAAAGTCCTAGTATTGCTGTGTTTATTGACCACTCCTTCATGATACTTGTGAGGGCGAAGGCATAAAGCATAACATCAAACGCATCTAGTCCCCATCCCATAAAACCTGCAAAAAGAGAATACCACTGGCTTTTGTTGACCTCTAAGTACCATGGAACGCTTTTTTCTGACACAGTTTGCACCCCTTCCACTATAGAAATTATTATAATAATACCATTAAGCGTTAGAAATTTATAATAGAGATAGTTAGTTATATATTTTAATTTTTTATAAATATATAAGAAAAACTAATAATATGTATGGCACTAATCTATTTCTAATTTGTTAGTAGAATAATATAACTTGTTATAAAAATTTAAGAAAAAGTTATATAATATTTTGTAAGTTAATTTTAAATAATAACTGTTTAAAATTATTCTAGGTGTGAGGTAAATATTGTTTTTATATTTTATAATATTAACTTGTTTTATTAGCTGGTATTTTGTGTATCTATTTTTTAAATTAAGAAAAAAGCATCCGGTGGATCCTAACTTTAACCCAAAAGTGCTCTTAATTACACCCTTTAAAGGATTGGAGCAAAACACCAGAGCAAATGCTTTATCAATTTTAAATCAAGATTACAATAATATTCAGATTTACTTTGTTGTTGATTCAAAGAAGGATGAAGCATATCAAATCTTAAAAGATCTGGAGAAGGACTATGGTAATAAATTAAGCGTTATAATCTCTGGTATTTCAAAAAGTTGTAGCCAAAAGGTATATAACATTGTAAGGGCAATTCAGAAATGTAAGGAATACGACATACTTGTAGTTCTTGATTCTGATGGCAGTCCCTCTTCTGACTTCATTTCAAAACTAATTTCTCCACTTCGATCTGAGAGAATTTCAATTACAACCGGTTATCCAAAATATTTCCCGCCTAATAAGACATTTTTTGGTTTTGGTAGGGCTATACTTGTAAGTCTTGGAATAGTGCACGCTCTCAATCCATTTAATAGAGGTATCTGGGGTGGAGCTTTTGCTATAAAAAGAGAAGATTTCGAGAAAATTGGGGGAGTTAAAATTTGGGAAAGAAGTGTTTGTGAAGATAGAGATCTTACCTGTGCAATTAGTAAGGCCAATCTAAACGTTTCATTTGTTCCTGAAGCCTTTTTGCATTCACCTGAAGATGCCACTTTATCTTCGTTTTTAGAATACTGGAGAAGACGGTATCTTATATTAAAACTTTGGGATAAACCGCTTTGGATTTCTTCAGGAGTTATTTATTTTGCTTTTTTGGTTCCATATATTGTTTTGCTTTTGGATCTTGTAGACCCACTGTATGAAGCTAATCTGGTTTGGACAATTGCTTCAATTCTAATTATCATTATTGGCTCGATACTTATTTTAAAGTTTGACTTCAAAGAAGAAAATCAGCTCGTTTTGAGAGCTTTCTTCTTGCCTATTTATTTTTTTGTTATGCTTTTGGCTTTTTGCCAGGGAATCTTTCAGAACGAACTTCAGTGGAGAGGGGTTACATATAAGTTTAATAAAGCGGGAAAATTAATTGTTTTGAGATAAAAATATTTTGTTATGTTATACTTCTTATTTAACAAACATAAGGCATAAAACCTTTAAAAGGGGGTAAGAATTTGAGTGTTGCTGATCGATTTACGAGATGGATAACAGGTTTTTTTACTTTATGGGTTATAATTTTTGCGCTGTTAGCATTTTATAATCCTGATTTTTTTAAATGGTTGTTGCCATATATTTCTATACTGTTGGGGATAATAATGTTTGGCGTGGGTATAACTTTGGACTTAAAGGATTTTGGTCAGATTATAAAGCAACCGAAAAATGTTATTATTGGCGTTCTTCTTCAATTTATTATTATGCCTTTGTTAGGTTTTGGGATCGTTCTTTTGTTTAAACTGCCATATCAATTAGCTGCTGGAGTTGTACTGGTTGGATGCGTCCCCTCAGGGACTGCTTCTAATGTGATGACCTTGATAGCAAAAGGAGATGTATTGCTTTCCGTTACTGTATCCTCACTTACCACTTTGCTTTCTCCTTTTGTTACCCCATATTTATACTACTGGCTTGCTGGAACATGGATTCCTATTAATCCAAATGCTATGTTTATAGATATATTTAAAATTATTATAGTTCCAATAATTCTTGGCTTTTTGATCAGGATATTTCTGGGTGCAGAAAGGGCCAAAGCAATTTCTTATTTTTTGCCTTCTATTTCTGTTTTTGCTATTGTTTTAATTATCAGTGCCGTTGTGGCAGTTACAAGAGATAGGTTGTTATTGGTGGCAATTCCTATTGTTATAGTTGTTGTTATGCATAATAGCTTAGGTTATTTATTTGCTTATTTGTTCTCAAAATATCTTTTTGGTATGACAGAAAAGCAAGCAAGGGCTATATCTTTTGAGGTAGGAATGCAAAATTCAGGTTTGAGTACTGTGTTGGCTATGAAATTTTTAACTCCAATTGCAGCGCTTCCCTCTATAGTTTTTAGCGTATG comes from Thermodesulfobium acidiphilum and encodes:
- a CDS encoding respiratory chain complex I subunit 1 family protein; translated protein: MISYILSILIFPGFLFSFLLGGLMDSFRRKLKAKMQLRIGPPLTQGFYDIIKLFSKETLIPENMPWVLYFIPPIIGVVSISIALSLFPIPLPFVKFNSHKIPFDLIVIFYLSEVPTICYLLFGYFTNSIFGQIGASRKAQLLFAYNVPMILIITALAFSVNGSPTFNLFDLATKGLNTTSIFLKIIFIPIFILCSLAKLKLNPFSIPNAEQEILEGPMVEASGPALALFEISHFMEWVILGFLFSYLFLPIFIIPTNLILISIILICFVFASLLSLLEAATARIELSQAINIFVKFTWPISILGLLLAFFTHV
- a CDS encoding NADH-quinone oxidoreductase subunit B family protein, which codes for MIFKIGRSKSPWLFHLNTGSCNGCDIEIIALFASRYDVERLGCKLVGSPKHADICLVTGPVTARSKEPLLRIYDMLPNPKVVVCVGTCSISSGVFTDGYSIVGPAHKLIPVTAYVGGCSAHPKNIFLGLQKAIEVFKEGR
- a CDS encoding proton-conducting transporter membrane subunit, yielding MLLISDLFLAICLILLSNTKNKIIRFILVLITFSSLGYDLINFEIFSPFDLKSFFIITIFIVSTLISIILSVKDFEKSVSPLYIIAFIFQLFALLNHDALLYSIVLELLSLIAFGFLFMTIKSFNSYKIYFIVNVIYYLLFILNTTSFIPFIGFLALIAISLRLAATPFHWWQPKFVSITNPIISSAVVCVGEVIDFYLLFFILQEVKSISFITYQDLNNMLFFMAILSIIVGAIMAYLEKDLKRLLSYSTIDDTGYFLLALAIGNSLGLIAAVIILINHSVSKFGLFVITDKIENIFYTTNMSDLSGIAKKYPFLSITFLIFSLSLIGAPFLPGFSGKLLLYQAAFDKSLLLSIFLIIASCLTLIYYIRAYHKIFWGSEESMARNKMSFVEKFATNVSLTILCIAILFFGIYPNYLINVINNLIKVVH
- a CDS encoding NADH-quinone oxidoreductase subunit L codes for the protein MIDKNFIIFLSIGILFSGSIISFLFYKINSCKFHGSISIITSLISFLAIIYLCINFINYPFSTSPFSQNLFNIINLNLILRADGINLFFALFGSFISFCVCIYSFEYMSHEKNGMGRFFGFMQLFIGGYLGVVLSDNLIWTYVFFELIGLCSYQLIGFWYERDLSSYSAKKAYLMTHIAGYGLLLGIIAIAYCTNGNLIISKLEGSNFGIYINLILMGILIACMAKSVQWPLHTWIPFAMNTVTPVSALLHAACLVKAGVYILVKTYLILYPYPFPWNALIVTVGSLTSLIGVMYALKQTEIKKLLAFHTVSQIGYMVAGIGLGTPLGIASALFHALNHGLFKCTLFLCSGIIQNATGSKDLTKMGGLFKKLPFTAALFLIGSFSISGVPGFNGFISKWIFYYAAIQANYPFAAAIGLIASTLTLLSFIKASSTAFFGFQKEEFKNIQEGKYKIEIFSISLLAIFCILIGILPQFLISYLLVPALHSLNLNLNQEIFNFNLGVLLSSGGGYLASFTAIFAIIAIFIPIIIIFVSNKSFKRVQSFTGGEVKISSLKSINAFDYIFDVESLSKNFYRFTDSDKWYDFSNDLLKTAFEIIYIPIRWLENEMWLVMSMVSMIIVIAFAQLIKW
- a CDS encoding 4Fe-4S dicluster domain-containing protein; amino-acid sequence: MRLRIDQKKCIGCLKCMDACRKINNSPEPRIFISKNESTESYKITYCTMCGICEKVCPVKAIDRKKGVIDINPDACVGCKTCYYMCPFGAIEMISRQSTHYVKIIAQKCNLCEKNNFVAVCAQACPTGAIVQIAAISAE
- a CDS encoding NADH dehydrogenase subunit, with protein sequence MSHPMAWVQAVEKLGNVNVPPRAKCLRTVVSELERIHSHLLWAGIAAHVIGFISVFYLIWNSREKVKDLMELTTGHRANYSFNTIGGVRRDITDLESIYKTLNEIEDNCKSFIDVVMNDKTIELRTKGVGILTKEDAITYSVVGPVARASGISQDIRKIDEPGAAYDMIDWQVIVSDGCDVFARVEVRLLEILESINIIKKLLKIMPDGPIAKEIRPIIPEGTAVGRHEAPRGEDVHVLISDGSDVPFRHKIRAPSFVNLPALSAMLPNNDLANATLIVASVDPCLSCTQR
- a CDS encoding NADH-quinone oxidoreductase subunit C, whose protein sequence is MNKQNLNIIFEKIKSSCVLERGIYKNNTEDKTPLEVAIIMRSINARLILVNAYVDLEDEKSIILENLYDIEGCLFLFQFKKNLPATYTSITSVYPNANWGERECFEMFGIDFIDNKDLKNGLLLTSQKDVKVPLLKQEREKILIRKNKLQEDKIV
- a CDS encoding MFS transporter, translated to MSEKSVPWYLEVNKSQWYSLFAGFMGWGLDAFDVMLYAFALTSIMKEWSINTAILGLLASLTLLSSAAGGIIWGIIADKIGRKKALMSTVLIFSICSALSGLSQNIWQLAIARTLLGLGMGGEWATGALLVSESWPAEHRGKAIGIMQSGWAIGYFLAALASSFVIPAYGWRMLFFIGILPALFIFYVRKFVDEPRIWIEKTDKNRTFISSFIEIFKPYLLKFTIITTLISSAVMFAYWGLFVWLPGFLSSPVEKGGAGLSIVKSSSFMMPTMIGAFLGYISFGFIADRLGRRPTFSFYLIISAILVYIYGHTRDANTLMLIGPFLGFFGSGYFSGFGAFISELFPTKARGAGVGFTYNTGRALSAFAPTVVGFFAISYGLGVSLTITSLFFFLGAILIFFLPETKGIELQ
- a CDS encoding glycosyltransferase translates to MYLFFKLRKKHPVDPNFNPKVLLITPFKGLEQNTRANALSILNQDYNNIQIYFVVDSKKDEAYQILKDLEKDYGNKLSVIISGISKSCSQKVYNIVRAIQKCKEYDILVVLDSDGSPSSDFISKLISPLRSERISITTGYPKYFPPNKTFFGFGRAILVSLGIVHALNPFNRGIWGGAFAIKREDFEKIGGVKIWERSVCEDRDLTCAISKANLNVSFVPEAFLHSPEDATLSSFLEYWRRRYLILKLWDKPLWISSGVIYFAFLVPYIVLLLDLVDPLYEANLVWTIASILIIIIGSILILKFDFKEENQLVLRAFFLPIYFFVMLLAFCQGIFQNELQWRGVTYKFNKAGKLIVLR
- a CDS encoding bile acid:sodium symporter family protein, producing the protein MSVADRFTRWITGFFTLWVIIFALLAFYNPDFFKWLLPYISILLGIIMFGVGITLDLKDFGQIIKQPKNVIIGVLLQFIIMPLLGFGIVLLFKLPYQLAAGVVLVGCVPSGTASNVMTLIAKGDVLLSVTVSSLTTLLSPFVTPYLYYWLAGTWIPINPNAMFIDIFKIIIVPIILGFLIRIFLGAERAKAISYFLPSISVFAIVLIISAVVAVTRDRLLLVAIPIVIVVVMHNSLGYLFAYLFSKYLFGMTEKQARAISFEVGMQNSGLSTVLAMKFLTPIAALPSIVFSVWHNISGSMLANFWSQRDPEI